The stretch of DNA CACCGTATCTGATTTCCCTTTCGGAAGACACTTACTTCTAAGCAAAAGGTTTGTATTTATTCCTTATCTTAGTGATAAAGGAGCAAGCCATACACAAAACGTTGTACTTCACTCAGAAAACAACTAACTATAAAGTGGACACCTTATGAAAAATATAGAAGAACCTATTATTGTAGAACAAACTTTTAACGCTTCTTTAGAAAATGTCTGGGATGCGATAACCGTACTTGATAAAATGATAAAATGGTTTTTTCCTAACATTTCATCTTTTGAACCCGTAGTTGGATTTGAAACAGGATTTGTCATTCAGGTTGAAGATAGAATCTTTCCCCACTTATGGAAGTTGACGGAAGTAATTCCTATGAAGAAAATAGCTTACGAATGGAAATTTGAGGGTTACCCTGGCAGTGCAATTTCGCTTTTTGAACTAATGGAGGAGCATTACCAGACAAAATTAAAGTTGACCTTCACCGTCGTTGAAAATTTCCCTGACAATATCCCTGAATTCAAAAGAGAAAGTGGTGTTGCAGGCTGGAATTATTTTATTAAAGAAAGCTTAAAAGAATATTTGGAAAAGAAAATATGAAATAAAGCATGAAAGTGTACAAGGGCACCTTGTACGCAAACAAAGCAAAATAACGAACTGTTGTATAACGGTTGTAAATGAATATAATGACAAAAAAAGAAATTGCTAATAAATACATAAATTA from Flavivirga spongiicola encodes:
- a CDS encoding SRPBCC family protein; this encodes MKNIEEPIIVEQTFNASLENVWDAITVLDKMIKWFFPNISSFEPVVGFETGFVIQVEDRIFPHLWKLTEVIPMKKIAYEWKFEGYPGSAISLFELMEEHYQTKLKLTFTVVENFPDNIPEFKRESGVAGWNYFIKESLKEYLEKKI